One region of Emys orbicularis isolate rEmyOrb1 chromosome 6, rEmyOrb1.hap1, whole genome shotgun sequence genomic DNA includes:
- the FEM1C gene encoding protein fem-1 homolog C — MDLKTAVFNAARDGKLRLLAKLLANKTKEEVALLMSEKTSGATPLLMAARYGHLDMVEYLLEHCCASIEVGGSVNFDGETIEGAPPLWAASAAGHLKVVQCLLDHGASVNNTTLTNSTPLRAACFDGHLEIVKYLVEHKADLEVSNRHGHTCLMISCYKGHKEIAQYLLEKGADVNRKSVKGNTALHDCAESGSLDIMKMLLKYCAKMEKDGYGMTPLLSASVTGHTNIVDFLTQHVQTSKAERINALELLGATFVDKKRDLLGALKYWKRAMDMRYSDRTNILSKPVPQTLIMAYDYAKEVNSAEELENLIADPDEMRMQALLIRERILGPSHPDTSYYIRYRGAVYADSGNFKRCINLWKYALDMQQSNLDPLSPMTASSLLSFAELFSFMLQDRAKGLLGTTVTFDDLMGILCKSVLEIDRAIKQTQCPPDQIQLNKALSIILHLICLLEKVPCSPEQDHFKKQTIYRFLKLQPRGKNNFSPLHLAVDKNTTCVGRYPVCKFPSLQVTAILVECGADVNVRDSDDNSPLHIAALNNHPDIMNLLIKSGSHFDTTNLHKQTASDLLDEKEMAKNLIQPINHTTLQCLAARVIVNHSICYKGNIPEKLENFVLLHR; from the exons ATGGATCTAAAGACAGCAGTGTTCAATGCAGCTCGTGATGGCAAACTGCGGCTCCTTGCAAAGTTACTGGCAAACAAAACTAAAGAAGAGGTGGCCTTGCTGATGTCTGAAAAAACTAGTGGTGCTACACCACTTTTGATGGCAGCCCGTTATGGACACCTTGATATGGTGGAATACTTGCTGGAGCATTGCTGTGCTTCTATAGAAGTTGGTGGCTCGGTAAATTTTGATGGTGAGACCATTGAGGGGGCTCCTCCATTATGGGCAGCTTCTGCTGCTGGTCATTTGAAGGTAGTCCAATGTCTGTTAGATCATGGAGCATCTGTCAACAACACAACACTGACAAATTCAACCCCACTTAGGGCAGCCTGTTTTGATGGGCACCTGGAAATAGTAAAGTACCTTGTGGAGCATAAAGCTGATTTGGAAGTATCAAACCGACATGGGCATACATGCCTGATGATTTCATGTTACAAAGGACACAAAGAAATTGCTCAGTATTTGCTTGAAAAAGGCGCTGATGTTAATAGAAAAAGTGTTAAAG GAAATACTGCATTACATGACTGTGCAGAATCTGGAAGCTTGGACATCATGAAGATGCTTCTTAAATACTGTGCAAAGATGGAAAAAGATGGCTATGGAATGACTCCCCTTCTGTCAGCCAGTGTGACAGGTCATACAAATATTGTGGACTTCCTGACACAGCATGTACAGACCAGTAAGGCAGAACGTATTAATGCTTTGGAGCTTTTAGGAGCAACATTTGTGGACAAAAAAAGAGATCTGCTTGGTGCTTTGAAATACTGGAAAAGAGCTATGGACATGAGGTACAGTGACAGGACTAATATCCTCAGCAAACCTGTGCCACAAACACTAATTATGGCTTATGACTATGCCAAGGAGGTGAATAGTGCAGAAGAGCTAGAAAATCTTATTGCAGACCCTGATGAGATGAGAATGCAAGCGCTGTTAATTAGAGAACGTATTCTTGGTCCTTCTCACCCAGATACATCTTATTATATTAGGTACAGAGGTGCCGTCTATGCAGACTCTGGAAACTTTAAACGATGCATCAACCTATGGAAATATGCTTTGGACATGCAGCAAAGCAATTTAGACCCCCTGAGCCCTATGACAGCCAGCAGTTTACTATCATTTGCTGAACTCTTTTCCTTCATGCTACAGGATAGGGCAAAAGGCCTCCTAGGCACCACCGTTACATTTGATGATCTTATGGGAATACTGTGCAAAAGTGTCCTCGAAATAGATCGGGCTATCAAACAAACTCAGTGTCCACCTGACCAAATACAGCTGAACAAAGCTCTTTCTatcattttgcatttaatttgctTGCTGGAAAAAGTTCCTTGCAGTCCAGAACAAGaccattttaaaaagcagactATTTATAGGTTTCTTAAACTACAGCCTAGAGGAAAGAATAACTTCAGCCCACTTCATCTTGCTGTTGATAAGAATACTACATGTGTGGGTCGTTACCCTGTTTGCAAATTCCCCTCTCTACAAGTTACTGCTATACTGGTGGAATGTGGTGCTGATGTAAATGTCAGAGACTCTGATGATAACAGCCCCTTGCACATTGCTGCACTGAACAACCATCCAGACATCATGAATCTTCTTATCAAGTCAGGTTCACACTTTGACACCACAAActtgcataaacaaactgctaGTGATTTGCTGGATGAGAAGGAAATGGCAAAAAATTTGATCCAGCCCATAAATCATACTACATTGCAGTGTCTTGCTGCTCGTGTTATAGTGAATCATAGCATATGTTATAAAGGGAACATCCCTGAAAAGCTAGAGAACTTTGTGTTGCTCCATAGATGA